The Sandaracinus amylolyticus genomic interval TCGGCCGCGCTCGCGCTCGCCGACATGGGCTCGGACGCCGGCTACACGGCGCTCATGCGGATCGTCCCGCGCGGTCGCGATCAGGACTTCGCGCAGTACATGGGCATGGCGGGCGTGCCGCTCCAGCGCGAGTACGACAACCGCACCGCGGCGGTGCGCGCGATCGGCCGCTACGGCCGCGTCGACGCGGCCGAGGCGATGATGACGATCATCGAGGACCCGCAGGACGACATCCGCCTCCGCAACGACGCGGGCCTCGCGCTCGGCGCGATCGCGGACGACGCGGTGCTCCAGCAGGTGCTCGCGAAGGTGCAGCAGACCGACCTCGACGAGGCGGCGCGCCGCTACTACCTCGGCGCGCTCTGGCAGCGCCCGAGCCGTGCGATGTCGAGCGCGCTGCTCGATCTCATCGCGAGCCCGGCGACCCCGCCGGACGTCCGCAGCCCGGCCGCGGTCGCGGTGGGCTACGCGGCGGATCCCGCGAACGACGCGCGCCTCGTCCAGATGCTCGAGTCGGATCAGACGCGCGTCGCCGCGGCGCTCGCGATCGCGCTCGGCGGCAGCGACGAGGCGGCGAACGCGCTCGTCACGCGCCTCCAGGGCGACGCGGATCTGCGCCAGGTCCTGCAGGACGCGCTGATGAACGAGACGAACGACTGGTTCAATCTCATCACCAGCGACCTCTGGGACTCGGGCCAGGTCATGCGCCGCATCCGCGTCGCGCGGATCCTCAACGAGGGCGGCCAGGGCTTCGCGTGGGTGCCGCTCATGTCGCGCCTGCGCAGCGGCTGGGAGGGCACGCACGGCCTGAGCGGGCGTGACGTGCGCAACCGCTTCTTCGCGATGCTGCGCGGCGACGACGCGGACCAGCGCCTGCTCGCGGCGCGCCTGCTCGGCGACATGCAGGAGACCGGTCTGCTCATGGCGGCGCGCGACCAGGGCGGCAACGGCGCCGAGGAAGCGCGCAACGTGCTCTTCGAGCTGAACCGCCCGCAGACCGAGGGCGACGAGGGCGCGGAGGACGACGAGATCGAGGGGTAAGAGACTCTTCGATCGGCACCCGCGACGGGGCGAGCGCGAGAGCGTTCGCCCCGTTTGCGTTCCGTCGTCGTGCCCCCCGGGTCCGAGGTCGCCCCACCCGGCCTCGAGCGCTCGCGCCCCCGGCTCGAGCACCTGCGCCCCCCGGCTCGGCGGGTATCACCCCCCGGCTCCGAGATATCACCCCCTACCCTCGGCGAGAGGCGCCCCCGCGTCCGACGACGTGTCGACCACCCCCCGACGCGGTCGGTCCCCGCGGGACCGTGATCGATCGAGCCGGGGCACGGAGCATCGGAGCGAGGGCGCCGATCCTCCGACGCGATTCGCGCAGCGCGCGACGCGGGACGACGAGCGCGCGAGCCGCGCCGCGCGATCCGAGACGCGGGGGAGCGAGCTCGGCAGGCCCTCAGGCGGTCTGATCGAGGGCCCTCAGCACGTCCGCGACGAGCTCGTCGGTGTCCTCGATGCCGACGGCGTAGCGCACGAGGTCGTCGCTGATGCCCACGGCCTCGCGCTGCTCGGTCGAGAGCTCGAAGTAGCTCATCAGCGCGGGCTGCTCGATCAGCGACTCCACGCCGCCGAGGCTCGGCGCGATGCGCGGGATGCGGCACGCGTCGACGAAGCGCCCGACGCTCGCGAGATCGCCCTTCACCGCGAACGTCACCACGCCGCCGAAGCCCGTCATGAGCTCTTTCGCGACCGCGTGGTGCGGATGCGACGCGAGCCCCGGATACCAGACGCGCCGCACCCGCGGGTGACCCTCGAGCGCCTGCGCCAGCGCGAGCGCGCTCGCGTTCTGCTGCTTCACGCGCACCGCGAGCGTCTTGATGCCGCGATGCACGAGGTACGCGGCGTGGGGATCGAGCACGCCGCCGAGCACGTGCCGCAGATCGCGCACCAGCGACACGAGCCCGTTCGGCCCCGCGACGACGCCCGCGAGCACGTCGTTGTGCCCGCTCAGGTACTTGGTCGCGCTGTGCACGACGAGATCGATCCCGTGCTCCGCGGGGCGCAGGTTCACCGGCGTCGCGAAGGTCGCGTCGATCATCGTGCGGATGCGTCGCTCGCGGCAGATCGCGGCGACGCGGCGCAGGTCGACCACGTTGTTGTACGGGTTCGTCGGCGCTTCGCTGATGACGAGGCGCGTCTGCGGGGTGAGCGCGGCCTGCATCGCGTCGACGTCGGCGGGTGGGACGAGCGTGCTCGTGACGCCGAAGCGATCGAGGAACGACGTCACGAACTGGCGCGTGCGGCGGTAGCAGTCCGAGAAGAGCACGACGTGCGAGCCGCTCTTCACGAGCGCGAGGATCGCCGTGGTGACCGCGGACATGCCGCTCGAGAACGCGACCGCGTCGTCGGTGCCCTCGAGCGCCGCCATCTTCTGCTCGAGCGTGCGGACCGTCGGGTTCCCGTAGCGCCCGTACTCCTCGCGCTCGACCTTGCCCTCCATGTACTCGACGAGCGCGCTCGTGCTCGCGAACGTGTACGTGGCGGTCTGGACGATCGGCTCGGCGAGCGAGTCGCTCGCGCGATCGCGGGGCTCGCCGCCGTGCACGGCGCGCGTCTCCGGCGTCCGCCCGGGCTCCTGCTTCTTGGACTGCTGGTCGGAAGACATGATGGGGGCGCAGTGTAGCGCTCGCGTTGCTGCACTGCGTCGAGGTTCTCGGGGAACGACGCGTGACGGATTCGTCGTATACCGGGCCCGTGCTCGACCCGATCGTGATCCTCGTCGTGCTCCTCGTCGCGGTCGGCGCGTACGTGCTCTGGCGCGCGAACGAGATCTTCTGCCTGTCGGTGCGCGATGGACGCGTGCTAGTGGTGCGCGGACGCATCCCGCCCGCGCTGCTCCACGGCATCGAGGACGTCGTGCGTCGCACCGGAACGCGCCGCGCGACGATCCGCGCGGTCGCGGGCCAGCACCACGCGCGGCTCGTGTTGAGCGGCACCGACGACGGCACCGCGCAGCGCCTGCGCAACGTGTTCGGGACGCACCCGATCCAGAAGCTCCGCGGCGCGAAGCTCCCCGAGGCGCGCAACCTCGGTCAGGTCCTCGGCATCGCGTGGCTCGCGTGGCTGCTGGTGGATCGCGGCCGCGGCTGACTAGACACCGAGGTGCAGGAGGTAGCCGGGCGCGCGCGTCGCCCAGAGGCAGTCCTCCGCGAGCCGCTCGAACGCGGCGATCAAGTCCGCGCGCGCCACGCGCTCGACGTGGTCTCCGAGCGAGTGCTCGCGGCCGTCGTCGTCGATCCAGTGCTCCTCGCCGAGGCGAACATCGAGCACGGGCGGACCGTCGTCGTCGCGGTAGCGCCGCGCGAGCGACCTGAACACGTCGTGCGCGACCCGCGCGCCATCGCCGCGGATGACCGACCATCCGGTCCACGCGAGGCCGCGGTGGATCTCCCGGGTCGGCCACACACACGGGATGGCGGAGAGCTCCGCGGACCACGCGTGGAGCAGGTCGTCCTCGATCGAGACCCGCGCGCGCTGAGAGGCGCCGACGAGCTCTCGCACCGCGAGCTCGTACGGCCGCTCGCGGTCGACCCGATGGAAGTCGTGCCACGCGCTGCCGTGCCCGAGGGCGATGCGCTGCGCGCTCACGAGCGGGATTGGGCCAGCGCGAAGCGCCACCCGCAAGCGGGTGGGGACCCGCGCGCAGCTCGAGGGGTCGAGAGGGGAGGCGCGCAGCCTCCCCCGGGAGAATCAGTGCGCCTTTTCGCGGTCCAGGCCCGGGTGCGTCGGGTCGCCGGGCTCGTGGCGCGGGTTCGCGGTGACGTACGTCCCGTCCTTGCCCGGGATGCTCATCAGCGTCTCTTTGTCGAAGATGAAGTGCTCGCGCTTCCACGACGCCGGCACGTGCGTGCCGGTGTCCATGCGGATCGCGTCGCACGGGCACGCCTCGACGCAGAACCCGCAGAAGATGCAGCGCAGCTCGTCGATCACGAACACGCGCGGGTAGCGCTCGTAGCCGTGGCGCGGATCGTCCGCCTCGTACTCGGCGGGCTCGATGTAGATGCACTGCGCCGGGCACGCCGTGCTGCAGCACAGGCACGCGACGCAGCGCGGCGAGCCGTCCGCGCGGTGGGTGAGCCGGTGCACGCCGCGGAAGCGCTCCGGGTAGTCGCGGCTCTCCTCGGGGTAGCGGATCGTCGCGGTCTTCCGGTTCTCGGCGGGGCCGATCGTGTTCTGGAAGAAGCGCTTGAAGGTGACGCCGAGGCCCTTCACCGCCTCGACGACGTAGCTCTGGTCCGCGACGGTGCGTCCGGGCTTCTTGATCGCGTAGGCCATCGAATCACCAACCCATCTGCTGGAACAGCAGCACGAAGATGCCGGTCACGAGGATGTTCAGCAGCGAGAGCGGCAGGATGAGCTTCCAGCAGAGGCTCATGATCTGGTCGTAGCGGAAGCGCGGCAGCGTCCAGCGCACCTGGATGCTGATCAGCGCGAGCACCATGACCTTCGTCAGGAACGCGACGACCTGCAGGATGATGATGAACAGGTGCGAGTTCGCGACGTTGCTGACGACCGCGAAGTCCGTCCCGCTCAGATCGAAGCGGTAGCCGAACGCCTCCCAGCCCGCGCGGGTCAGGAACGGCACGTCCCAGCCGCCGAGGAAGACGACCGCGATGATCGCCGAGCTCACCGCGACCTCGATGAACTCGCCCATCATGTACATCAGCCACTTGCCCGACGAGTACTCGAGGAAGTAGCCGGCGACGATCTCGCTCTCACCTTCGGGCGCGTCGAACGGAACGCGCTTGTACTCCGCGATCGTCGCGGTGAAGAAGAGGACGAACGCGAGCGGGTTCACCAGCACGCCCCACACGTGCTCGCTCTGCCAGCGGATCATGTCCGGCAGCATCAGCGAGTCGTAGAGCATGAACATCGGGACCAGCGAGAGGCCGAGCGTGACCTCGTAGCTGACCATCTGGCTCGCAGCGCGGAGGCCGCCGAGCAGCGCGTACTTGTTGTCGCTCGCGTAGCCCGCGATCGCCGCGCCGATGATGCCGGTGCCCGCGATCGCGAAGATGTAGAGGATGCCGATGTTGAGGTTCGCGACCTGGATGTCGATCGCGGTCCCGCCGATCGCGCCCTCCGCGGGCAGCTGATCGAGCAGGTAGTCGACGTAGATCGTCGGACCGAACGGGATCACCGCCGCGGTCGCGAACGCCGGGACCATCGCGATGATCGGCGCGATCGAGTGGAGGAACTTGTCGCCGCGGGGCGGGACGATGTCCTCCTTGGTGAACGCCTTGATCGCGTCGAAGAGCGCGTGCAGGCCGCCGAAGATCGTCAGGCGCCCATCGAAGAAGAGGAACGGGAGGATCTTCGCCGCGACGAGGTGGATGACCGCGAGCGGGAAGAAGACGAGCATCAGCCCGCCCCACGTGTGCTCGATGCCGAACACCGGCTCGGTGAAGAGCACGTCCTGACCGTTGCCGGTCGCGACCATCGCCAGGCTGATCGCGAACATCACGCCGCAGAGCGCCGCGACGACGTACGCGCCGAGCACCAGGTACGGGATCGCGTCGAGCAGCGCGCGCGGCATCGGGAAGCCGCCCATGTACGGGCCGAGGCGATCCTGGAAGAACGCGCTCTGACGACGCTCCGCGAGCACCAGCACCGGCGCGAACAGCAGCAGCAGCACGCCGATGACGAACGCGATCTTCAGGATCGAAACGAGAACGAGCCAGCCGAGATCCATCGTCGTCCCCTCAGCTCGCAGCCGCCACGGCGGCCGTCGTCGCGGGCATCGCCGCGCGCACCTCGGGAAGCTTCGCGAACGCGATCTCGCGTCCCACGCGCTTGCCGATCTCGATCAGCGTCTCCCAGGCGCTCTTGATCCCGAGCGGCGCGTTCACCGCGCGCTGGAACTGCTGCGCCATGCCCTTCGCGTTCACGAAGGTTCCGCTCGCCTCGGCCGTCGTCGCGACCGGGACCACGACCGTCGCGACCTGCGTGAGCGGGCCGATGTTCGACGAGAGGTTCACGTGCGGGACGTTCGCGAGGCTCGCGAGCTGCTCGACGCTCTCGCCCGCCGCCCAGCCGAGCGAGAGGATCGCGTCGACCCTGCCCGCCGCGACGTCGGCCGCGAGATCCGCGGTGCTGCGCAGCTCGCCGCCGGCGACCGCCGTCGCGCCCGCGCGGTTCGGGTTCGGGTCGGGGTGCCGCAGGATCGCGTCGCCCTTCCACCCGCCGGGCACGCTCTCGGGCGAGAGCGCCGCGAGGTAGAGCGCGGTGCCGCCGAGGTGCTCGCGCCCGAGCTTGCCCAGCACGAAGTTGTCCTCGTTGGTGTGCTGCGCGCTGAACACCACCGCGAGGCGCTGCGACTTCTCGAGCACCTTCGCCGAGGCCTCGATCGCGACGTCGCGCGGCACCTCGACGACGCGGCCTTCCTGACGAACGCGCCCGGTGAGGATGCGATCCTCGTGGAAGCGCTTGTACGTCATCATGCCCGCGTCGCACATCCAGAACTTGTTCACCTGCTCGTTGTCGCGCGGGCGCAGGCGATACACGCGCTGGTAACGAGGA includes:
- a CDS encoding complex I subunit 1/NuoH family protein, giving the protein MDLGWLVLVSILKIAFVIGVLLLLFAPVLVLAERRQSAFFQDRLGPYMGGFPMPRALLDAIPYLVLGAYVVAALCGVMFAISLAMVATGNGQDVLFTEPVFGIEHTWGGLMLVFFPLAVIHLVAAKILPFLFFDGRLTIFGGLHALFDAIKAFTKEDIVPPRGDKFLHSIAPIIAMVPAFATAAVIPFGPTIYVDYLLDQLPAEGAIGGTAIDIQVANLNIGILYIFAIAGTGIIGAAIAGYASDNKYALLGGLRAASQMVSYEVTLGLSLVPMFMLYDSLMLPDMIRWQSEHVWGVLVNPLAFVLFFTATIAEYKRVPFDAPEGESEIVAGYFLEYSSGKWLMYMMGEFIEVAVSSAIIAVVFLGGWDVPFLTRAGWEAFGYRFDLSGTDFAVVSNVANSHLFIIILQVVAFLTKVMVLALISIQVRWTLPRFRYDQIMSLCWKLILPLSLLNILVTGIFVLLFQQMGW
- a CDS encoding 2Fe-2S iron-sulfur cluster-binding protein gives rise to the protein MPTFKLDGQEIPFEPGDTIIRAAWKKGVEIPHYCWHPGLSIAANCRMCLVEIKSARPMALPILAWDEKKKDYVETTKNKLQPACQIEVTEGMEVASKGAAVEKAQGAVQEFLLLNHPVDCPICDQAGECKLQDYWLAHQKKLKRKDTEPVHKPKAVRFGPTIVYDAERCIMCTRCIRFCDEVVGDHVLDMRERGNKNEITVSPGRELDHAYTLMTEHVCPVGALTSKDFRFKARVWFLRSAPGVCNGCATGCNTWVDYDPRYQRVYRLRPRDNEQVNKFWMCDAGMMTYKRFHEDRILTGRVRQEGRVVEVPRDVAIEASAKVLEKSQRLAVVFSAQHTNEDNFVLGKLGREHLGGTALYLAALSPESVPGGWKGDAILRHPDPNPNRAGATAVAGGELRSTADLAADVAAGRVDAILSLGWAAGESVEQLASLANVPHVNLSSNIGPLTQVATVVVPVATTAEASGTFVNAKGMAQQFQRAVNAPLGIKSAWETLIEIGKRVGREIAFAKLPEVRAAMPATTAAVAAAS
- a CDS encoding NuoI/complex I 23 kDa subunit family protein, encoding MAYAIKKPGRTVADQSYVVEAVKGLGVTFKRFFQNTIGPAENRKTATIRYPEESRDYPERFRGVHRLTHRADGSPRCVACLCCSTACPAQCIYIEPAEYEADDPRHGYERYPRVFVIDELRCIFCGFCVEACPCDAIRMDTGTHVPASWKREHFIFDKETLMSIPGKDGTYVTANPRHEPGDPTHPGLDREKAH
- a CDS encoding DUF3634 family protein translates to MLDPIVILVVLLVAVGAYVLWRANEIFCLSVRDGRVLVVRGRIPPALLHGIEDVVRRTGTRRATIRAVAGQHHARLVLSGTDDGTAQRLRNVFGTHPIQKLRGAKLPEARNLGQVLGIAWLAWLLVDRGRG
- a CDS encoding trans-sulfuration enzyme family protein; translation: MSSDQQSKKQEPGRTPETRAVHGGEPRDRASDSLAEPIVQTATYTFASTSALVEYMEGKVEREEYGRYGNPTVRTLEQKMAALEGTDDAVAFSSGMSAVTTAILALVKSGSHVVLFSDCYRRTRQFVTSFLDRFGVTSTLVPPADVDAMQAALTPQTRLVISEAPTNPYNNVVDLRRVAAICRERRIRTMIDATFATPVNLRPAEHGIDLVVHSATKYLSGHNDVLAGVVAGPNGLVSLVRDLRHVLGGVLDPHAAYLVHRGIKTLAVRVKQQNASALALAQALEGHPRVRRVWYPGLASHPHHAVAKELMTGFGGVVTFAVKGDLASVGRFVDACRIPRIAPSLGGVESLIEQPALMSYFELSTEQREAVGISDDLVRYAVGIEDTDELVADVLRALDQTA